A part of Desulfovibrio sp. Huiquan2017 genomic DNA contains:
- a CDS encoding metallophosphoesterase family protein, translated as MQIAVISDTHMGTPPAWLDAVYDRWLGPSDALIHCGDITSVAAWSYFLQHDNFLCVRGNCDWDPELAGQLDPMLTAQVGPLTVGVTHGWGPRSQVPVKVAQAFGPGLDLVCYGHTHARDWSVVEGVRLLNPGSLGESGSLALVHVDGEGGLRCEFIDSV; from the coding sequence ATGCAGATCGCCGTTATTTCGGACACCCATATGGGTACGCCGCCCGCTTGGCTTGACGCCGTCTACGATCGCTGGCTCGGTCCGTCGGACGCGCTCATTCATTGCGGAGACATCACCTCCGTGGCCGCCTGGTCCTATTTCCTGCAACACGACAATTTCTTGTGCGTGCGCGGCAATTGCGACTGGGACCCGGAACTGGCCGGACAGCTGGATCCCATGCTTACCGCGCAGGTGGGGCCCCTGACCGTGGGCGTAACCCACGGATGGGGACCGCGTTCCCAAGTGCCGGTCAAGGTGGCCCAGGCCTTCGGGCCGGGACTCGACCTGGTCTGCTACGGCCATACCCATGCCCGCGACTGGTCCGTGGTCGAGGGCGTCCGCCTGCTCAACCCCGGCTCACTGGGCGAGAGCGGCTCCCTGGCCCTGGTCCATGTGGACGGGGAGGGCGGCCTGCGCTGCGAATTCATCGACTCGGTTTAG
- a CDS encoding VacJ family lipoprotein: MTIVLAAALLLGAAGISRASDSSAEPVRVAQFGGEPATTPESRAAMSDDFDEFDAEYANQPLVSDPLSGWNRVWFQVNDVLYRGVFRPMAQGYAWVVPPRPRTWVSNFFTNMLFPVRFLNDLMTGKWDAAYMETSKFVANTSFGVLGLGDVTGGMPKNWEPERPTADGFDQTLGKAGFGPGIYLVWPFIGPSSIRGTVGWVADAYCDPLTYGRFTFVEFMAIRAYKNLNDLSLQLEGNEYETLTEGAVDKYAAVRDAYIRYRAKKVSE; this comes from the coding sequence ATGACCATAGTGCTGGCCGCCGCACTCCTGTTGGGAGCGGCGGGCATCTCCCGTGCCTCCGACTCCTCGGCGGAACCCGTCCGGGTGGCCCAATTCGGCGGCGAGCCCGCCACCACCCCCGAGTCTCGGGCCGCCATGTCCGACGACTTCGATGAATTCGACGCCGAGTATGCGAATCAGCCCCTGGTCAGCGATCCCCTGTCCGGCTGGAACCGGGTTTGGTTTCAGGTCAACGACGTCCTCTATCGGGGCGTGTTCCGGCCCATGGCTCAGGGTTATGCCTGGGTGGTCCCGCCCCGTCCCCGCACCTGGGTTTCCAATTTCTTCACCAACATGCTGTTTCCGGTCCGGTTCCTTAACGACCTCATGACCGGCAAGTGGGACGCCGCCTACATGGAGACGTCCAAATTCGTGGCCAACACCTCCTTCGGCGTGCTCGGTCTGGGCGACGTCACCGGGGGCATGCCCAAGAACTGGGAGCCCGAGCGGCCGACGGCCGACGGCTTCGACCAGACCCTGGGCAAGGCCGGGTTCGGGCCCGGCATCTACCTGGTCTGGCCTTTCATCGGCCCGAGCTCCATCCGGGGTACCGTGGGCTGGGTGGCGGACGCCTATTGCGATCCGCTAACCTACGGCCGGTTCACCTTCGTCGAGTTCATGGCCATCCGCGCCTACAAGAACCTGAACGATCTCTCCCTGCAACTTGAAGGCAACGAGTACGAGACGCTGACCGAAGGTGCGGTGGACAAGTACGCCGCGGTCCGCGACGCCTACATCCGCTATCGCGCCAAGAAGGTCTCCGAATAG
- the argJ gene encoding bifunctional glutamate N-acetyltransferase/amino-acid acetyltransferase ArgJ, producing MKIPVGYSFAAASASFKKPGKLDLGAIVSRTPAVAAGVFTTNKFKAAPVLQCKEMLADGRRMSGFLVNSGQANACTGDEGRANCRETLNLAAKALDVPADELLPASTGVIGAQFDMGKWADVMPALKGSLGTAGPEDTARAIMTTDTVHKLAESSFELKGGEVRLLGMCKGAGMISPKMATMLCFVVCDADISAEAWRTMLADCVDLTINRVTVDGDMSTNDTVLALANGESGVAIESEDDYVLLRKHLLAVLEDLAYKIVMDAEGGTKVAFIEVSGARNDADAEKVARAVGNSPLVKTALFGSDPNWGRIICAAGYSGADFKPEDLVLKIGGVLVFRNGTPEPGDMDDLLGPIMKQRDVVIHIAVGAGPGSSMLLASDLTHDYISINADYRS from the coding sequence ATGAAAATACCCGTTGGATACAGCTTCGCCGCGGCGTCGGCGTCGTTCAAGAAGCCCGGCAAGCTCGACCTGGGAGCCATTGTCAGCCGGACTCCGGCAGTGGCCGCAGGCGTGTTCACCACCAATAAGTTCAAGGCCGCTCCCGTGCTCCAGTGCAAGGAGATGCTGGCCGACGGCCGGAGGATGTCCGGGTTTCTGGTCAATTCGGGCCAGGCCAACGCCTGCACCGGCGACGAGGGCAGGGCCAACTGCCGCGAGACCCTGAACCTGGCGGCCAAGGCGCTCGACGTTCCGGCGGACGAACTGCTGCCCGCCTCCACCGGCGTCATCGGCGCGCAGTTCGACATGGGCAAGTGGGCCGACGTCATGCCCGCCTTGAAGGGGAGCCTGGGAACGGCCGGCCCCGAGGACACGGCCCGGGCGATCATGACCACGGACACCGTGCACAAGCTGGCCGAAAGCTCCTTTGAACTCAAGGGCGGCGAGGTCCGCCTGCTCGGCATGTGCAAGGGCGCGGGCATGATATCCCCGAAGATGGCCACCATGCTCTGCTTCGTGGTCTGCGACGCGGACATTTCGGCCGAGGCGTGGCGGACCATGCTGGCCGACTGCGTGGACCTGACCATCAACCGGGTCACGGTGGACGGCGACATGTCCACCAACGACACCGTCCTGGCCCTGGCCAACGGCGAATCCGGCGTGGCCATCGAGTCCGAGGACGACTACGTGCTGTTGCGCAAGCATCTGCTCGCGGTGCTCGAAGATTTGGCCTATAAGATAGTCATGGACGCCGAGGGCGGCACCAAGGTGGCCTTCATCGAGGTCTCCGGGGCCCGGAACGACGCGGACGCCGAGAAGGTGGCCCGGGCCGTGGGCAATTCGCCCCTGGTCAAGACCGCGCTGTTCGGCTCGGACCCCAACTGGGGTCGGATCATCTGCGCGGCGGGTTATTCTGGCGCGGATTTCAAGCCCGAGGACCTGGTCCTCAAGATCGGCGGCGTGCTGGTCTTCCGCAACGGCACTCCGGAACCGGGCGACATGGACGATCTGTTGGGACCGATCATGAAGCAGCGGGACGTCGTCATCCACATCGCCGTGGGCGCCGGACCGGGCTCCTCCATGCTCCTGGCCAGCGACCTGACCCACGACTACATTTCCATCAACGCGGATTACCGCAGCTAA
- a CDS encoding ATP-binding cassette domain-containing protein codes for MSTAPSIRLENLTVGYGDTPVVNDLNIEFPGGKLSMIVGGSGCGKSTVLKHILGLQPPMGGRILLGGHDLGEMTPRQSHCMRQRTGVLFQDGALLGSLRLKDNVALPLREHTRLKEPEIMRIVQDRLDMVDLGHALDLFPNELSGGMRKRAGLARALVMDPQVLFCDEPTSGLDPVLSAELDQLLLEMMCHFDMTMVVVTHDLASMRGLADFVVILGEHRCLYQGTIEELEKTTDPYLRRFLDRVAPERSAPRLTMPPIDPAMMRIDCTSALGEKLTIRKDDRCSR; via the coding sequence GTGAGCACGGCACCGAGCATACGACTGGAGAATCTGACCGTGGGGTACGGCGATACGCCCGTGGTCAACGATTTGAACATTGAATTTCCCGGCGGCAAGCTGTCCATGATCGTGGGCGGTTCGGGCTGTGGCAAATCCACAGTCCTCAAACATATCCTGGGCCTGCAGCCGCCCATGGGCGGGCGCATTCTGCTCGGCGGCCACGATCTGGGGGAGATGACTCCCCGACAGTCGCATTGCATGCGCCAGCGCACGGGAGTGCTTTTCCAGGACGGTGCGCTCCTCGGATCGCTCCGGCTCAAGGATAACGTGGCCCTGCCGCTGCGTGAGCACACGAGGCTCAAGGAACCGGAAATCATGCGCATTGTCCAGGACCGGCTGGACATGGTCGATCTGGGCCACGCCCTGGACCTGTTCCCCAACGAATTGTCCGGGGGCATGCGCAAGCGGGCCGGGCTGGCCCGGGCCCTGGTCATGGACCCGCAGGTGCTTTTCTGCGATGAGCCCACTTCGGGCCTGGACCCGGTGCTCTCGGCCGAGCTGGACCAGCTTCTGTTGGAAATGATGTGCCATTTCGACATGACCATGGTCGTGGTCACCCACGACCTGGCGAGCATGCGCGGCCTGGCCGATTTTGTGGTCATCCTGGGCGAGCACCGCTGCCTGTACCAGGGGACCATCGAGGAACTGGAGAAGACTACGGACCCGTATCTGCGCCGGTTCCTGGACCGGGTGGCCCCGGAGCGCTCCGCTCCGAGGCTGACCATGCCACCCATAGACCCGGCCATGATGCGGATCGACTGCACCAGCGCCTTGGGCGAGAAACTGACCATCCGGAAGGACGACCGATGTTCAAGATAA
- a CDS encoding sulfite exporter TauE/SafE family protein, giving the protein MDLSTLALVFATFFFAAFLKGTAGLGFATTCLGIMAAFLDVRQAIPLVIIPSVLSNALVMIDAGGFLPILRRFKFMFLATLPGLLIGLWLLGGSSSATPRLVLGTAMFLYGGWGLWGGTLQLVQRPLLDIAVGVVTGLVNGLTGSQIMPILPYLMSLDISKDELVQAINTSFTLSSVIMLVGLNRLGMVSMEVLAISVAGLVPVFLGILVGSKVRRWLPEPTYRRMVFALIGLLGLGLILRAFL; this is encoded by the coding sequence ATGGATCTGTCGACCCTCGCCCTCGTGTTCGCCACGTTCTTCTTCGCCGCCTTCCTCAAGGGAACGGCCGGGCTCGGCTTCGCCACCACCTGCCTGGGAATCATGGCCGCCTTTCTCGACGTGCGGCAGGCCATCCCCCTGGTGATCATTCCCTCCGTCCTGTCCAACGCCCTGGTCATGATCGACGCGGGCGGCTTCCTGCCCATCCTGCGCCGCTTCAAATTCATGTTCCTGGCCACCCTGCCCGGCCTGCTCATCGGCCTATGGCTGCTGGGAGGCAGTTCCTCGGCCACGCCCCGCCTGGTCCTGGGCACGGCCATGTTCCTCTATGGGGGATGGGGACTGTGGGGCGGTACCCTGCAACTGGTCCAGCGCCCGCTCCTGGACATCGCCGTGGGCGTAGTCACCGGCCTGGTCAACGGGCTGACCGGCTCGCAGATCATGCCCATCCTGCCCTATCTCATGTCCCTGGACATCTCAAAAGACGAGTTGGTCCAGGCCATCAACACCTCTTTCACCTTATCCTCGGTGATCATGCTCGTGGGGCTGAACCGGCTGGGCATGGTGTCCATGGAGGTGCTCGCCATCTCCGTGGCGGGACTCGTCCCCGTATTCCTGGGCATCCTCGTCGGCAGCAAGGTCCGGCGCTGGCTGCCCGAGCCCACCTACCGCCGAATGGTCTTCGCCCTCATCGGCCTGCTCGGCCTGGGCCTGATCCTGCGCGCCTTCCTCTAA
- a CDS encoding EAL domain-containing protein: MRAPKLFVKPLLFMVVIFGMIAAVTSMTFSDRLRREMTREYESKALALARSVAESDISTILSQDAGSLQGRIDQYLGINAVSYVLVADEKGNVLAHTFVPVIPDRIMRLVVETSKEESREGHILRDVVLDGKRYLHVSSPILSGLGGDVHIGMDYAVIDRNIHEAVLEQQVVMLILFGASLLLVFLFVVNISKPLRQLTEYAGRVAVKDFGTVPTIDSDDEVGQLAKAMEAMTGQISELVGNLEDRVRQKTHELQDARDALRQKVEERTGELMRTNTQLKIEIAERKVIGDALRKAEKKYRTIFENAVEGIYQSSLSGRFQDTNPALARILGYKSPEDLMSSIYDIGTQMYVDPERRTEFLRLIEERNEVKNFVSKVRKRDGRIIWVAENARKLTDDSGNIVCFEGSIEDITMRKKAEDQLKRQAFHDPLTGLPNRALFLDHLRMAMERSRRRKHMFAVLYMDLDRFKVVNDSLGHDAGDELLRGVARVLEQCGRSVDTIARFGGDEFAILQEEISAPKDAIAIARRILEGVRQPFIIGGNEVFTSASLGIVLKTDGYDRPEALLRDADTAMYRAKELGKSRFKVFNRKMHDQALQLMELETDLRRAVDLREFEVVYQPIVQLDSRRVCGFEALVRWRHPEHGIIGPGDFISLAEDTGLIYAIDNLVLEEACAQVRRWQTLAGVTDGSELTVNINISGKHFGQSMLAGQISRALEDSGLSADSLNIEITESALMDNPSVAEDILQQLKGLGVHICIDDFGTGYSSLSYLQRFPIDVVKVDRSFVVAVDQDPDSQAIVRTVFSLGESMGLKIVAEGVETSGQLAFLEREGCRFVQGYFFYKPLTVSEVDHLLEGQRRS, translated from the coding sequence ATGAGGGCCCCCAAGCTATTCGTCAAGCCGCTGCTGTTCATGGTCGTGATTTTCGGCATGATCGCGGCAGTCACCTCCATGACCTTCTCCGACCGGCTCCGGCGCGAGATGACCCGCGAGTACGAGTCCAAAGCCCTGGCCTTGGCCCGGTCCGTGGCCGAATCGGACATCTCCACCATCCTCAGCCAGGACGCCGGGTCCCTCCAGGGGCGCATCGACCAGTATCTGGGCATCAACGCGGTCTCCTACGTGCTCGTGGCCGACGAGAAAGGCAACGTCCTGGCCCATACCTTCGTGCCGGTTATCCCGGACCGGATTATGCGGCTGGTCGTGGAGACCTCCAAGGAGGAGTCCCGCGAGGGGCACATCCTGCGCGACGTGGTCCTGGACGGCAAACGCTACCTGCATGTGTCGAGCCCCATCCTGTCCGGGTTGGGCGGGGACGTGCATATCGGCATGGACTACGCGGTCATTGATCGGAACATCCACGAGGCCGTGCTCGAACAGCAGGTGGTCATGCTCATCCTGTTCGGGGCCAGCCTGCTTCTGGTCTTCCTGTTCGTGGTCAACATATCCAAGCCGCTCCGGCAGTTGACCGAGTATGCCGGACGGGTGGCGGTCAAGGACTTCGGCACGGTCCCGACCATTGATTCCGACGACGAGGTCGGGCAACTGGCCAAGGCCATGGAAGCCATGACCGGGCAGATATCCGAACTGGTCGGCAACCTTGAAGACCGCGTCCGGCAGAAGACCCATGAGTTGCAGGATGCCCGCGACGCCCTCAGGCAAAAGGTCGAGGAGCGTACCGGCGAGCTGATGCGTACCAACACCCAACTCAAAATCGAGATCGCCGAGCGCAAGGTCATCGGCGACGCCCTGCGCAAGGCCGAGAAAAAGTACCGAACCATTTTCGAGAACGCGGTGGAGGGCATCTACCAGTCCTCCCTCTCGGGCCGGTTTCAGGACACCAACCCGGCGCTGGCCCGCATCCTGGGCTACAAGTCGCCCGAGGACCTGATGAGCTCCATCTACGACATCGGCACCCAGATGTACGTGGACCCCGAGCGGCGCACGGAGTTCCTGCGCCTCATCGAGGAGCGCAACGAGGTCAAGAATTTCGTGTCCAAGGTGCGCAAGCGCGATGGCCGGATCATCTGGGTCGCGGAGAACGCGCGCAAACTCACGGACGACTCCGGCAACATCGTCTGTTTCGAGGGGTCCATCGAGGACATAACCATGCGCAAGAAGGCCGAGGATCAGCTCAAGCGCCAGGCCTTCCACGACCCGCTCACCGGCCTGCCCAACCGGGCTCTGTTCCTGGACCATCTGCGCATGGCCATGGAACGTTCCCGGCGGCGCAAGCACATGTTCGCGGTCCTGTACATGGACCTGGACCGCTTCAAGGTGGTCAATGACTCGCTCGGCCACGACGCGGGCGACGAACTGTTGCGCGGGGTGGCCCGGGTGCTTGAGCAGTGCGGCCGGTCCGTGGACACCATCGCCCGGTTCGGCGGCGACGAGTTTGCCATCCTCCAGGAAGAGATCTCCGCGCCCAAGGATGCCATCGCCATCGCCCGGCGTATCCTGGAGGGCGTGCGCCAGCCGTTCATCATCGGCGGCAACGAGGTCTTCACCTCGGCCAGCCTCGGCATCGTTCTCAAGACCGACGGCTACGACCGGCCCGAGGCGCTGTTGCGCGACGCGGACACGGCCATGTATCGGGCCAAGGAGCTCGGCAAGTCGCGTTTCAAGGTCTTCAACCGCAAGATGCACGATCAGGCCCTGCAACTCATGGAACTGGAGACCGACTTGCGGCGCGCCGTGGACCTGCGTGAATTCGAGGTGGTCTACCAGCCCATCGTGCAGCTGGATTCCCGGCGGGTCTGCGGGTTCGAGGCCCTGGTCCGCTGGCGCCATCCCGAACACGGCATCATCGGGCCCGGCGACTTCATCTCGCTCGCCGAGGACACCGGCCTGATCTACGCCATCGACAACCTTGTCCTGGAGGAGGCCTGCGCCCAGGTGCGGCGTTGGCAGACCTTGGCCGGGGTCACGGACGGCAGTGAACTGACCGTGAACATCAACATCTCGGGCAAGCATTTCGGCCAGTCCATGCTCGCCGGGCAGATATCCCGCGCTCTGGAGGATTCCGGGCTGTCCGCCGACTCTCTGAACATCGAGATCACCGAGTCCGCCCTCATGGACAACCCCAGCGTGGCCGAGGACATATTGCAGCAGCTCAAGGGCCTGGGGGTGCACATCTGCATCGACGACTTCGGCACGGGCTACTCGTCCCTTTCCTATCTGCAACGGTTCCCCATCGACGTGGTCAAGGTGGACCGCAGCTTCGTCGTGGCCGTGGACCAGGACCCGGACAGCCAGGCCATCGTGCGCACGGTCTTTTCCCTGGGCGAGTCCATGGGGCTCAAGATCGTGGCCGAGGGCGTGGAGACCTCGGGCCAGCTCGCGTTCCTGGAGCGCGAGGGCTGCCGTTTCGTGCAGGGATATTTCTTTTACAAACCCCTGACCGTATCCGAGGTGGACCACCTGCTGGAAGGACAGCGGCGCAGTTGA
- the mlaD gene encoding outer membrane lipid asymmetry maintenance protein MlaD, which yields MFKIKKETAVGIFVIMGLLAVVYMSVKLGNVQLFSDKYYEVKANFTDISGLKVNAPVQMFGVDIGFVGKIGLDQKKDVASVTMMLLKEVQLTDDAIAAIKTNGLIGDKFVKIVPGGLGDPVKPGDTLFNTQPAINLEDLISKFAFGSV from the coding sequence ATGTTCAAGATAAAGAAAGAAACCGCAGTGGGGATCTTCGTGATCATGGGGCTGCTGGCCGTTGTCTACATGAGCGTCAAGCTCGGCAACGTGCAGCTTTTCTCGGACAAATACTACGAAGTCAAAGCGAATTTCACGGACATCTCGGGGTTGAAAGTCAATGCCCCGGTGCAGATGTTCGGCGTGGATATAGGTTTTGTCGGCAAGATCGGCCTGGACCAGAAAAAGGACGTGGCCTCGGTGACCATGATGCTCCTCAAGGAGGTGCAGCTCACGGACGACGCCATCGCCGCCATCAAGACCAACGGGCTGATCGGCGACAAGTTTGTGAAAATCGTGCCGGGCGGACTCGGCGATCCCGTCAAGCCGGGCGATACGCTGTTCAACACGCAGCCCGCCATTAACCTTGAGGACCTGATCAGCAAGTTCGCCTTCGGCTCGGTATAG
- a CDS encoding HD domain-containing protein — protein sequence MADMKARGRLTRLVDFLNECGMLRRTPRTGYQFLGTGSENVAEHSFRTAVIGHVLALMAGADVARTTYMCLFHDLHEARTGDFNYVAHIYNKSERTKVLEHATDGTGLEEDVLGYWKELEEAETLEARLAQDADQLDFILNLKEELDHGNRYAGQWLESAVERVRTQWGRELAETAMKTDHKDWWFLGPDRDWWARKNGGPDGK from the coding sequence ATGGCAGATATGAAAGCGCGGGGCAGGCTGACGAGGCTTGTTGACTTTCTCAACGAATGCGGGATGTTGCGCCGGACGCCGAGGACCGGGTACCAGTTTCTGGGCACCGGGTCGGAGAACGTGGCCGAACACTCCTTCCGCACGGCGGTCATCGGCCACGTGCTGGCCTTGATGGCCGGGGCGGACGTGGCCCGGACCACATACATGTGCCTGTTCCACGACCTGCACGAGGCGCGCACCGGGGATTTCAACTACGTGGCCCACATCTACAACAAATCCGAGCGCACGAAGGTGCTGGAGCACGCCACCGATGGCACGGGGCTGGAAGAGGACGTTCTCGGGTACTGGAAGGAGCTGGAAGAGGCCGAGACCCTGGAGGCCCGGTTGGCCCAGGACGCTGACCAGCTGGATTTCATCCTGAACCTGAAGGAAGAGCTGGACCACGGCAACCGCTATGCCGGGCAGTGGCTGGAGAGCGCGGTCGAGCGGGTGCGTACGCAATGGGGCCGGGAATTGGCCGAGACCGCCATGAAGACCGACCATAAGGACTGGTGGTTCCTGGGCCCGGATCGGGACTGGTGGGCGCGCAAGAACGGCGGGCCGGACGGGAAGTGA
- a CDS encoding ABC transporter permease produces MTEKTRGMTAPLFPCWVCRAVDEIGNLTLFLLDSLRLVFAGWGQFPKIVRQIYFIGVQSVSVIALIGLFTGMVMGMQLYYALSVFGADGFLGTGVALSMVRELAPVLTAIMLTGRAGSAMTAEIGVMRISEQIDALTIMDINPMRYLVAPKMAACLISFPILTAFFNLIALWGGWLTGVKLLGANAGVYWSRVSGSLDWDDIEGGFVKAVVFGVLVCTICCFEGYYTHLRSGHAGPEGVSQSTTSAVVKSCVVILAADYVLTSLLW; encoded by the coding sequence ATGACGGAGAAAACACGCGGGATGACGGCGCCTTTGTTCCCCTGCTGGGTCTGCCGCGCTGTGGATGAGATCGGCAATCTGACGCTCTTTCTCCTGGATTCCCTGCGCCTCGTCTTCGCGGGGTGGGGACAGTTCCCGAAGATCGTCCGCCAGATATATTTCATCGGCGTGCAGTCCGTGTCGGTCATCGCCCTGATCGGGCTGTTCACCGGCATGGTCATGGGCATGCAGCTTTACTACGCCCTGTCCGTGTTTGGCGCGGACGGCTTTCTGGGCACCGGCGTGGCCCTGTCCATGGTCCGCGAGCTGGCTCCGGTGCTGACCGCGATCATGCTCACCGGCCGGGCCGGGTCGGCCATGACCGCCGAGATCGGGGTCATGCGCATCTCCGAGCAGATCGACGCCCTGACCATCATGGACATCAACCCCATGCGTTACCTGGTGGCCCCGAAGATGGCCGCCTGCCTGATCAGCTTTCCCATACTGACGGCGTTTTTCAACCTCATCGCCCTGTGGGGCGGTTGGCTGACCGGCGTGAAGCTGCTTGGGGCCAACGCGGGCGTATACTGGTCGCGGGTGTCCGGCTCCCTGGACTGGGACGACATCGAGGGCGGCTTCGTCAAGGCCGTGGTCTTCGGTGTGCTGGTCTGCACCATCTGTTGTTTCGAGGGGTACTACACCCATCTGCGGTCCGGTCACGCCGGCCCCGAAGGCGTGAGTCAGTCCACCACCAGTGCGGTGGTCAAGTCGTGTGTCGTTATCCTGGCCGCGGACTACGTCCTGACGTCGCTGTTGTGGTAG
- a CDS encoding ABC transporter substrate-binding protein, with product MICRRIALSFVLACLMAVGASAAMAGQSPTERVREGVDQIVKMLSDPAMQDPVRHDEAVERLREAAEQYIDFGLVTKFAVGRPWLDMSPDLRGRLQEAFVKLLERSYLKRIPAYGGQDVQYTREDISGNNAKVQTEIIDKDKKIVVEFRLKIVQGQWMVYDVVAEGVSLVMNYRSQFAEVLNKGTGEDLLKTIQNRIEQIDLGKEEEPAS from the coding sequence ATGATTTGCAGAAGAATCGCATTGAGCTTTGTTCTGGCCTGCCTCATGGCCGTCGGCGCTTCCGCCGCCATGGCCGGGCAGTCCCCCACCGAACGCGTGCGTGAAGGGGTGGACCAGATCGTCAAGATGCTGTCCGACCCCGCCATGCAGGACCCCGTCCGGCATGACGAGGCCGTCGAGCGGCTGCGCGAAGCGGCCGAGCAATACATTGATTTCGGTCTGGTCACCAAGTTCGCGGTGGGACGGCCGTGGCTGGACATGTCTCCGGACCTGCGCGGCCGGCTCCAGGAGGCCTTCGTCAAGCTGCTCGAACGGTCGTATCTGAAGCGTATTCCCGCCTACGGCGGCCAGGACGTGCAGTACACGCGTGAGGATATTTCCGGCAACAACGCCAAGGTCCAAACGGAAATCATTGACAAAGACAAAAAAATAGTTGTTGAATTTCGCTTGAAAATCGTTCAGGGACAGTGGATGGTTTATGATGTCGTCGCCGAAGGCGTGAGCCTGGTGATGAATTACCGCAGCCAGTTCGCCGAAGTACTGAACAAGGGCACCGGCGAAGACTTACTGAAAACGATCCAGAATCGCATCGAGCAGATAGATCTGGGCAAAGAGGAAGAACCGGCATCGTAA
- a CDS encoding ABC transporter substrate-binding protein codes for MDKIRKILPVAALLTLFIVLSLTPGQARAEERHELVFGMSAAFTGANGELGIEYYRGLMAYLEYYNARVGKDGWTIRIEPANDGYNPIPCFQNTVNFILRDKVFALAGYVGTPTATHILPLLQKFADRHVYMLFPFSGAQPLRADPFGKYVFNLRASYFDETRALVNHLLAVGRNRIGVFYQSDAYGRTGWDGVRRALAAYGLRIGAEAAYHRGAAFDQDFTFEARHLMDAGVNAIVVVGTYASQAAFIRDARNQGCDLPIAGLSFTGSDKMLDLLKEESERAGKDYTHDLIQSQVVPSYEETDLPGVRFYREVMGGYKGGAMPVDESYSPRRYSFVSLEGFLNGRLLCEMVRRMGENPSPERIPEVMESILDFDLGIGVDAHFGPGRHQGLDAIYLTTVTDGRFRSIESWERWRE; via the coding sequence GTGGATAAAATAAGGAAAATATTGCCCGTTGCGGCTCTGCTGACGCTGTTTATCGTGTTGTCGCTCACCCCCGGCCAGGCCCGGGCCGAGGAGCGCCACGAACTGGTCTTCGGCATGTCCGCCGCCTTTACCGGGGCCAACGGGGAGTTGGGCATCGAGTACTACCGCGGGCTCATGGCCTATCTCGAATACTACAACGCCCGGGTGGGCAAGGACGGCTGGACCATCCGGATCGAACCCGCCAACGACGGCTACAACCCCATCCCCTGCTTCCAGAATACGGTCAACTTCATCCTCCGGGACAAGGTCTTCGCCCTGGCCGGCTACGTGGGCACCCCCACGGCCACGCACATTCTCCCCCTGTTGCAGAAGTTCGCGGACCGCCACGTCTACATGCTTTTTCCCTTCTCCGGAGCCCAGCCCCTGCGCGCCGATCCCTTCGGCAAGTATGTCTTCAACCTGCGCGCTTCCTATTTCGACGAGACCCGCGCGCTGGTGAACCACCTTCTGGCGGTCGGCCGCAACCGTATCGGGGTCTTCTACCAGTCGGACGCCTACGGCCGCACCGGCTGGGACGGGGTGCGCCGCGCCCTGGCCGCGTACGGCCTGCGCATCGGGGCCGAGGCCGCCTACCATCGCGGAGCCGCCTTCGACCAGGACTTCACTTTCGAGGCCCGACACCTCATGGACGCGGGCGTGAACGCCATCGTCGTGGTCGGGACCTACGCCTCCCAGGCGGCCTTTATCCGCGACGCCCGCAACCAGGGATGCGATCTGCCCATTGCCGGGCTGTCCTTTACCGGCAGCGACAAGATGCTCGACTTGCTGAAAGAGGAGAGCGAGCGGGCCGGAAAGGACTACACCCACGATCTGATCCAGTCCCAGGTGGTTCCGAGCTATGAGGAGACGGACCTGCCCGGCGTGCGCTTCTATCGAGAGGTCATGGGCGGCTACAAGGGCGGCGCCATGCCTGTGGACGAGTCGTATTCCCCGCGGCGCTACAGTTTCGTCAGCCTCGAGGGGTTCCTGAACGGCCGCCTGTTGTGCGAGATGGTCCGGCGCATGGGGGAAAACCCGTCTCCCGAGCGCATCCCCGAGGTCATGGAGTCCATCCTCGACTTTGACCTGGGCATCGGGGTCGATGCGCACTTCGGCCCGGGGCGGCATCAGGGACTCGACGCCATTTATCTGACTACGGTCACGGACGGCCGGTTCCGGTCCATCGAGAGCTGGGAGAGGTGGCGCGAATGA